A genomic region of Janthinobacterium lividum contains the following coding sequences:
- the rplS gene encoding 50S ribosomal protein L19 translates to MDLIQQLEQEEIARLGKTIPEFAPGDTVIVSVNVVEGTRKRAQAYEGVVISRRNRGLNSNFIVRKISSGEGVERTFQLYSPLIASIEVKRRGDVRRAKLYYLRERSGKSARIKEKLPNRRVVAKASA, encoded by the coding sequence ATGGACTTGATTCAACAATTAGAGCAGGAAGAAATTGCTCGTCTGGGTAAAACCATTCCTGAATTCGCACCAGGCGATACCGTTATCGTCAGCGTCAACGTAGTCGAAGGTACGCGCAAGCGCGCCCAGGCTTACGAAGGCGTCGTTATCTCCCGTCGTAACCGTGGCCTGAACTCGAACTTCATCGTTCGCAAGATCTCGTCCGGCGAAGGCGTTGAGCGTACGTTCCAACTGTACTCGCCGCTGATCGCTTCGATCGAAGTGAAACGCCGTGGTGACGTTCGCCGCGCCAAGCTGTACTATCTGCGTGAGCGTTCGGGTAAATCGGCGCGTATCAAAGAAAAATTGCCAAATCGCCGCGTTGTGGCGAAAGCAAGCGCGTAA
- a CDS encoding CoA pyrophosphatase translates to MATIAFDPKQLAIDSIAGEAALDAVRLTPAWLRQRLAEQPDWQPEITQDFLSARAVPVRAAVLIPLVQRPQGLTILLTMRTDHLSSHAGQVSFPGGRSEAFDVSPIATALRETEEEVGLAREHIEVLGCLPDYLTGTGYQVTPVVGLVTPPFELRADPSEVAEIFEVPLVFLMDGLNHQRLSVELPGGRRSFYAMPYERFYIWGATAGMLRNLFHLLRA, encoded by the coding sequence ATGGCCACTATCGCATTTGATCCAAAACAACTCGCCATCGATTCGATCGCCGGCGAGGCGGCGCTGGACGCCGTGCGCCTGACGCCCGCCTGGCTGCGCCAGCGCCTGGCCGAACAGCCTGACTGGCAGCCCGAGATTACCCAGGATTTTCTTTCCGCCCGTGCCGTGCCCGTGCGCGCCGCCGTGCTCATTCCCTTGGTGCAACGGCCACAGGGCTTGACCATCTTGCTGACCATGCGCACGGACCACCTGAGCAGCCATGCGGGCCAGGTCAGCTTTCCAGGCGGGCGCAGCGAAGCCTTCGATGTGTCGCCCATCGCCACGGCCTTGCGCGAAACGGAAGAAGAAGTGGGCCTGGCGCGCGAGCATATCGAAGTGCTGGGCTGCCTGCCCGATTACCTGACGGGTACCGGCTACCAGGTCACGCCCGTGGTGGGCCTGGTGACGCCGCCGTTCGAGCTGCGCGCCGACCCGTCCGAAGTGGCGGAAATCTTCGAAGTGCCGCTGGTCTTCCTCATGGATGGCCTCAACCATCAGCGCCTGTCGGTGGAATTGCCCGGCGGACGGCGCTCGTTCTACGCCATGCCGTACGAGCGCTTCTACATCTGGGGCGCCACCGCCGGCATGCTGCGCAATCTGTTTCACCTCTTGCGCGCGTAA